From a region of the Mucilaginibacter auburnensis genome:
- a CDS encoding energy transducer TonB, whose translation MKKVFLTLLAVVFVLSLQAQHPAVNTGVNVMVNDADAMPEYEGGMEKFYKRLKRIPYTYWDRLNLRKGKVYLLMAIESDGRLSDLKVVRGLSVIQDKEILRVAKKLDRWKPATKNGIPVRVVCSVPINFELLDKVDPDSNFNVL comes from the coding sequence ATGAAAAAGGTATTTCTCACTTTACTTGCTGTTGTGTTTGTATTAAGTTTACAAGCGCAACATCCTGCCGTTAACACAGGCGTTAATGTAATGGTAAACGATGCCGATGCCATGCCCGAATACGAAGGCGGCATGGAGAAATTCTACAAGCGCTTAAAACGCATTCCTTATACCTATTGGGACAGGCTGAACCTTCGCAAAGGCAAAGTATATCTGCTAATGGCTATTGAAAGCGATGGGCGTTTAAGCGATCTTAAAGTCGTGCGTGGCCTGTCAGTAATTCAGGATAAAGAGATCCTTCGCGTAGCTAAAAAATTGGACCGCTGGAAACCTGCCACTAAAAATGGTATTCCTGTTCGGGTGGTTTGCTCAGTCCCCATCAACTTTGAGTTACTGGACAAAGTTGACCCCGATTCCAACTTTAATGTACTTTAA
- a CDS encoding energy transducer TonB has translation MKRTLLTLFIALCAFTVKAQSDTIANKIYLATDKAPEFPGGLKEFATFLAKNIRYPVKSRTRGKQGRVLVTFVIEKDGQITNSKVIRPTVDDLDAEALRVVNLSPKWNPGIVNGEPVRTQFTYPINFVLPMSKALTFFGSN, from the coding sequence ATGAAGAGAACCTTACTAACCTTATTTATTGCACTTTGCGCATTTACAGTAAAAGCTCAAAGCGATACTATTGCAAATAAAATATACCTCGCTACCGACAAAGCACCGGAGTTTCCGGGAGGGTTAAAAGAGTTTGCTACATTTCTTGCTAAAAATATACGGTACCCTGTTAAGTCCAGAACGCGGGGTAAACAAGGCCGTGTATTGGTTACGTTTGTTATAGAAAAAGATGGACAGATCACTAATAGTAAGGTAATTCGTCCTACGGTAGACGACCTTGATGCAGAAGCCTTGAGGGTTGTTAATCTTTCTCCTAAGTGGAACCCGGGTATTGTTAATGGAGAGCCCGTGCGTACACAATTTACCTACCCTATTAATTTTGTACTTCCAATGAGTAAAGCTTTAACTTTTTTTGGTTCAAATTAA
- a CDS encoding polyprenyl synthetase family protein produces MRDINELQVIIQKAVEKIQFPAHPSKLYEPIAYILDMGGKRMRPALLLMACDLFDGDIEKAIPPALAIEVFHNFTLMHDDIMDNAPLRRGRATVHERWNSNTAILSGDVMLIEGYKLIMQVEDHLLRTILNIFNDTAVGVCEGQQLDMEFEDRADVSIPEYIEMIRLKTAVVLGGALKIGALVGGADMRDADLLLEFGENLGLAFQLQDDILDVYGDPKKFGKQVGGDILSNKKTYLLIKALELTEGAAKDDLNNWLSAAKFDSANKVAAVTEIYNTVDVRHHAESAMQFYAEKAFAALDSLGIAKDKKDYLRNFADSLMVREN; encoded by the coding sequence ATGAGAGATATAAACGAATTACAGGTAATTATACAGAAAGCGGTTGAAAAAATTCAGTTCCCGGCGCATCCATCAAAACTTTACGAACCCATAGCGTACATACTGGATATGGGCGGCAAACGTATGCGCCCTGCCCTGCTTTTAATGGCCTGCGACCTGTTTGACGGCGACATTGAAAAAGCCATTCCTCCTGCCCTGGCTATTGAAGTATTTCACAACTTTACGCTGATGCATGATGATATCATGGACAATGCCCCGCTCAGACGCGGACGCGCCACTGTTCATGAACGCTGGAATTCAAATACAGCTATACTTTCAGGCGACGTTATGTTGATTGAGGGATATAAACTCATTATGCAAGTAGAGGATCATCTGCTACGCACCATACTGAACATTTTTAACGATACTGCGGTGGGCGTGTGTGAGGGGCAGCAGTTGGATATGGAGTTTGAAGACCGCGCTGATGTAAGCATACCTGAGTATATTGAAATGATACGCCTTAAAACAGCGGTAGTACTGGGTGGCGCTTTAAAAATTGGCGCGTTGGTGGGTGGAGCTGATATGAGAGATGCTGACCTGTTGCTCGAGTTTGGCGAAAACCTGGGCTTAGCCTTTCAGTTGCAGGATGATATATTGGACGTTTACGGAGATCCGAAGAAGTTTGGCAAACAAGTAGGTGGCGATATCTTGTCTAACAAAAAAACCTACTTACTCATTAAAGCGCTTGAACTGACTGAAGGTGCAGCCAAAGATGATCTGAACAACTGGCTTTCTGCAGCAAAGTTTGATTCCGCTAATAAAGTAGCAGCGGTTACAGAAATTTACAATACTGTTGACGTTAGGCACCATGCAGAAAGTGCTATGCAGTTTTATGCTGAAAAAGCATTTGCCGCGTTAGATAGTTTAGGTATCGCTAAAGATAAAAAAGACTACCTGAGAAACTTTGCTGACAGCTTGATGGTGAGGGAAAATTAG
- the rnr gene encoding ribonuclease R: MSKKKNNNSSINKVLTQMVLDVFEQNGNTPLNYKQVSAKLNIRDPESRDVIRDIMDEETFKQVLKEVSPGKFQLLELKTFVEGKVDLTNDGSAFIVTDDEAESDIFVAPRKLRNALHGDRVKVYVYAKTKGRRKEGEVIEILQRAKTEFTGVVKMSDRYAFLIPDDRKMMHDIFIPMTELNSATNGIKAVAEITDWPAGARNPVGRIKHVLGQQGQNDTEMNAILAEYGFPLSFPLEVEHEAEAIPADISLEEIAKRRDFRDTITFTIDPFDAKDFDDALSFKKLENGNYEVGVHIADVAHYIIPDSPLDKEAFERGTSVYLVDRVIPMLPERLSNGLCSLRPNEDKLCFAAVFELDDNANIVNEWFGKTVIHSNRRFTYEEVQEVIETKEGDFKEDILKLNELAYILRDRKFKNGAISFETTEVKFKLDEKGKPVGVYVKERKDAHKLIEDFMLLANRKVAEFISKKGKGKHKYTFVYRAHDSPKPDALASFAQFASRFGYKINTKSDKEVARSLNHLMEDVEGKKEQNVLTHLAIRSMAKAIYTTKTSSHYGLAFDYYTHFTSPIRRYPDVMVHRLLFHYLNGGQSVNAEHYEKLSQHSSQMEKRAADAERASVKYKQAEYLEDHIGTIYDGVISGVTEWGMYVEIIENKCEGMIRLRDISDDFYTLDEKNFAIIGQRKKKIYRLGDEVQIKVKQVDLTKKQIDFSLVQG, from the coding sequence ATGTCTAAAAAGAAAAATAATAATTCCTCTATAAATAAGGTTCTCACCCAAATGGTGCTCGATGTTTTCGAGCAGAACGGAAATACACCGCTTAACTATAAACAGGTGTCGGCCAAACTAAATATACGTGACCCCGAATCGCGCGATGTGATACGGGATATAATGGACGAAGAAACCTTTAAGCAGGTTTTGAAAGAAGTATCTCCCGGTAAATTTCAATTACTTGAATTAAAAACCTTTGTTGAAGGCAAAGTTGATCTTACCAATGATGGTTCAGCCTTTATAGTTACGGACGACGAAGCAGAAAGCGACATTTTTGTTGCTCCACGCAAATTGCGTAATGCCCTGCACGGCGACCGGGTTAAGGTTTACGTATACGCAAAAACCAAGGGCCGCCGGAAAGAGGGAGAAGTGATTGAGATATTACAACGTGCTAAAACTGAGTTTACGGGCGTTGTAAAAATGTCTGACAGGTACGCTTTTTTAATACCTGACGACCGCAAGATGATGCACGACATCTTTATCCCTATGACGGAGCTCAACTCGGCCACCAATGGTATCAAAGCGGTTGCAGAAATTACCGACTGGCCGGCTGGAGCACGTAACCCGGTTGGGCGCATAAAACATGTTTTGGGCCAACAGGGGCAGAACGATACTGAAATGAATGCCATACTTGCAGAGTATGGTTTCCCGCTTTCCTTCCCTCTCGAGGTGGAACACGAAGCTGAAGCTATTCCGGCTGATATCAGTCTTGAAGAGATAGCTAAACGTCGCGATTTCAGAGATACGATTACCTTCACCATTGATCCTTTCGACGCGAAAGATTTTGATGATGCGCTATCCTTCAAAAAACTGGAAAATGGAAATTACGAAGTAGGCGTTCATATTGCCGATGTGGCGCATTACATTATTCCTGATTCGCCTTTGGATAAAGAGGCTTTTGAGCGAGGAACATCTGTATATCTGGTTGACAGGGTTATACCTATGTTACCAGAACGTTTGTCGAATGGTTTGTGCTCACTTCGCCCCAATGAAGACAAGCTTTGCTTTGCTGCCGTTTTTGAACTGGATGATAACGCCAACATTGTAAATGAATGGTTTGGCAAAACAGTTATCCACTCTAACCGCCGCTTTACTTATGAAGAAGTGCAGGAAGTAATTGAAACCAAAGAGGGTGATTTTAAAGAAGATATTTTAAAGCTGAACGAACTGGCTTACATTCTGCGCGACCGCAAATTCAAAAACGGCGCTATCAGCTTTGAAACTACCGAGGTTAAATTCAAACTCGACGAAAAAGGCAAGCCCGTTGGCGTTTATGTAAAGGAGCGCAAAGACGCGCATAAACTTATTGAAGACTTTATGCTGTTGGCCAATCGCAAGGTTGCCGAATTTATATCCAAAAAAGGTAAAGGCAAACATAAATACACCTTTGTTTATCGCGCACACGATTCGCCAAAGCCCGACGCGCTGGCCAGCTTCGCGCAGTTTGCTTCAAGGTTTGGTTATAAGATCAATACTAAATCTGATAAAGAAGTAGCACGCTCACTAAATCATCTTATGGAAGATGTAGAAGGCAAAAAGGAGCAGAACGTACTTACACATTTGGCTATACGCTCAATGGCGAAGGCCATTTATACCACCAAAACCAGTAGTCATTATGGTTTGGCGTTTGATTATTATACACACTTTACCTCTCCTATTCGCCGCTATCCGGATGTGATGGTGCACCGTTTGTTGTTTCATTATTTAAATGGCGGGCAGTCTGTTAATGCCGAACATTACGAGAAGTTAAGTCAGCATAGCTCTCAAATGGAAAAACGCGCTGCTGATGCTGAACGCGCTTCGGTTAAATACAAACAGGCGGAGTATCTGGAAGACCACATAGGTACAATATATGATGGGGTTATATCAGGCGTTACAGAATGGGGAATGTATGTAGAGATCATCGAAAATAAATGCGAGGGAATGATCCGTTTGCGTGATATCTCTGATGATTTTTATACTTTAGACGAGAAAAACTTTGCCATCATTGGTCAGCGTAAAAAGAAGATTTACCGACTTGGCGATGAAGTACAGATCAAAGTTAAACAAGTTGATCTTACCAAAAAGCAAATAGATTTTTCGCTGGTTCAGGGTTAA
- a CDS encoding ABC transporter ATP-binding protein produces MLKVENLAVDFNMQNGVVRAVNSISFALNKGETLGIVGESGSGKSVTSLALMRLLNTNANISGSAQLENSNLFELSEKEMRSIRGNKIAMIFQEPMTSLNPVLTCGFQVIEAIQLHTGLNKTNAKAKAIELFNEVQLPRPEAIFDSYPHQLSGGQKQRVMIAMALACDPELLIADEPTTALDVTVQKTIIELLRKVKNERGMSLILISHDLGVVSEIADNVLVMYRGDIVEQGSVAELFNNPQHPYTKGLLACRPSVNIHLKKLPVIADFMTYKSATVETMRQLNGYQPGEITARREKLYNSKPILKVENLSTWFSQNGSLFISNKNFVKAVNNVSFEVYHGETLGLVGESGCGKTTLGRSILRLIEPTAGSINFQGNDIRKLSGDALRTMRRDMQIIFQDPYSSLNPQLTIGQAVLEPLQVHRLYNNDTQRTQKVKQLLDLVNLSPDHFNRYPHEFSGGQRQRIVIARALALEPKFIICDESVSALDVSVQAQVLNLIRQLQEELGLSYIFISHDLAVIRHISDRMMVMNKGEIVEAGYPEDIYNAPKEAYTRKLISAIPSVY; encoded by the coding sequence ATGTTAAAAGTTGAGAATTTAGCAGTTGATTTTAACATGCAAAACGGTGTGGTAAGGGCTGTTAATAGCATCAGCTTTGCGCTTAATAAAGGTGAAACCTTAGGTATAGTTGGCGAATCTGGGTCGGGTAAATCGGTTACCTCATTAGCATTGATGCGGTTGTTAAACACAAATGCGAATATATCTGGCAGCGCCCAACTGGAAAACTCAAATTTGTTTGAACTGAGTGAGAAGGAAATGCGCAGTATCCGTGGCAATAAAATAGCCATGATCTTCCAGGAGCCCATGACCTCACTTAATCCTGTGCTTACGTGCGGTTTTCAGGTTATTGAAGCGATACAATTGCATACCGGTTTAAATAAAACCAATGCAAAAGCTAAAGCAATTGAACTCTTCAACGAAGTACAGCTCCCCCGCCCTGAGGCTATATTTGACAGCTATCCGCATCAGTTATCGGGCGGGCAAAAACAGCGGGTAATGATTGCGATGGCGTTGGCCTGCGACCCGGAACTACTAATTGCCGACGAACCAACAACTGCTTTAGACGTTACCGTTCAAAAAACCATTATTGAGTTACTTCGCAAAGTAAAAAATGAGCGTGGCATGAGCCTCATTTTAATCTCGCATGATCTGGGTGTGGTAAGCGAAATTGCCGATAACGTTTTGGTGATGTACAGAGGAGATATTGTAGAGCAGGGTAGTGTTGCTGAACTTTTTAACAACCCGCAGCATCCTTACACCAAAGGCTTGCTGGCTTGCCGGCCATCTGTCAACATTCACCTAAAAAAACTGCCCGTAATCGCCGATTTTATGACCTATAAGTCGGCCACTGTTGAAACCATGAGACAATTGAACGGCTACCAACCGGGAGAGATAACAGCGCGGCGCGAAAAATTGTATAATAGCAAACCCATTTTAAAAGTTGAGAACCTAAGTACCTGGTTTAGCCAAAACGGAAGTTTATTTATTAGCAATAAAAATTTTGTAAAAGCGGTAAACAATGTGAGCTTTGAGGTTTATCACGGTGAGACTTTAGGATTAGTAGGAGAATCGGGTTGCGGTAAAACCACCCTTGGACGAAGTATACTTCGTTTAATTGAACCAACTGCAGGTAGCATAAATTTTCAGGGCAACGATATCAGGAAATTAAGCGGCGATGCTTTAAGAACCATGCGTCGTGACATGCAGATCATATTTCAAGACCCCTACTCGTCGTTGAATCCGCAGCTGACTATCGGTCAAGCTGTTCTGGAACCTTTACAAGTACACCGGCTTTACAATAACGATACGCAACGCACACAAAAAGTAAAGCAGTTATTAGATCTCGTTAACCTGTCGCCCGATCATTTCAATCGCTACCCGCATGAGTTTTCGGGCGGGCAAAGGCAGCGCATTGTAATTGCCCGAGCGCTGGCTCTGGAACCGAAGTTTATTATCTGCGACGAGTCGGTATCAGCGCTTGACGTATCTGTACAGGCACAGGTCTTAAATCTGATACGTCAGCTACAGGAAGAATTGGGCTTATCCTATATTTTTATTTCTCATGACCTGGCGGTGATCAGGCATATATCCGACAGGATGATGGTGATGAACAAAGGCGAAATTGTGGAAGCCGGTTATCCTGAAGATATTTATAATGCGCCTAAAGAAGCGTATACACGGAAGTTAATATCGGCTATACCAAGTGTGTATTAA
- a CDS encoding 3'-5' exonuclease, translating into MLEQYDLNNLMVLDIETVPQYSTYDQVPDHLKLLWDKKTVYNRKEETAEDFYRNAGIWAEFGKIICISVGIFTGGSDMGMRIKSFAGHDEREVLINFSKMLKGQPNTLVLCAHNGKEFDFPYLCRRMLINGLTLPAQLEIAGKKPWEINHLDTMELWKFGDYKSFTSLNLLTAIFNIPTPKDDIDGSVVGDVYWKDNQLERICTYCQKDVIATAQLLRRYRGEELISDDNITIVG; encoded by the coding sequence ATGCTTGAGCAATACGATCTGAATAATTTAATGGTGCTTGATATTGAGACCGTTCCGCAATACAGTACGTATGACCAGGTACCAGATCATTTAAAACTGCTTTGGGATAAAAAAACAGTTTATAACCGCAAAGAAGAAACCGCCGAAGACTTTTACCGTAACGCAGGTATCTGGGCCGAGTTTGGTAAGATCATTTGTATATCTGTAGGTATTTTCACCGGTGGCAGCGACATGGGTATGCGTATTAAATCTTTTGCAGGGCATGATGAGCGCGAGGTGTTGATCAATTTTTCTAAAATGCTGAAAGGACAGCCTAACACTTTGGTGCTTTGCGCGCATAACGGCAAAGAATTTGATTTTCCGTATCTGTGCCGCCGTATGCTTATAAATGGATTAACGCTGCCCGCACAGTTGGAGATTGCAGGCAAAAAACCATGGGAGATCAACCATTTAGATACCATGGAACTGTGGAAGTTTGGCGACTACAAAAGCTTCACATCATTAAACTTACTTACCGCCATATTTAACATACCAACCCCCAAAGACGATATTGATGGCAGCGTGGTTGGCGATGTTTACTGGAAAGACAACCAGTTAGAACGTATTTGCACGTATTGCCAAAAAGATGTGATTGCTACCGCGCAACTGCTAAGGCGCTACCGGGGCGAAGAATTAATATCCGATGATAACATTACCATAGTGGGCTAA
- a CDS encoding YhcH/YjgK/YiaL family protein — MRKTFIYKLACFAILAITANTVFAQKKWTEKTAKAWAEKGEWRNGFKPKLSESVDYLQFAVQYHANKPLWDSVFTYLATTDLQNLPVGTKPISGTNAYGITTDGPLKTFDVSRWEVHEKYIDLQMVIRGKEKMGKMAPPSDAKWATPFNANSDIGFYESSLPGEYFVGDPETLLIFFPKTSHRPAIKTDDGPDRDKKIVVKVKAVPQQ, encoded by the coding sequence ATGAGAAAGACATTCATTTACAAATTAGCTTGCTTTGCAATTTTAGCTATCACTGCAAACACTGTTTTCGCGCAAAAAAAATGGACCGAAAAAACAGCTAAAGCCTGGGCCGAGAAAGGCGAATGGCGCAATGGTTTTAAACCAAAGCTCTCTGAAAGTGTGGATTACCTACAGTTTGCCGTTCAATATCATGCCAATAAACCTTTGTGGGATAGCGTATTTACCTACTTAGCTACTACCGACCTGCAAAACTTACCTGTTGGAACAAAACCAATCAGCGGAACTAACGCTTACGGTATAACTACAGATGGCCCTTTAAAAACATTTGATGTGAGCAGATGGGAAGTTCACGAAAAATACATTGACCTGCAAATGGTGATCAGAGGTAAAGAAAAAATGGGTAAGATGGCTCCTCCTTCAGATGCTAAATGGGCGACACCATTCAATGCTAACAGCGATATTGGTTTTTACGAAAGCTCACTTCCCGGCGAATATTTTGTTGGTGACCCGGAAACACTTTTAATATTCTTCCCTAAAACATCCCACCGCCCGGCTATTAAAACAGACGACGGACCGGATCGTGATAAAAAAATAGTGGTAAAAGTTAAAGCTGTTCCGCAGCAATAA
- a CDS encoding MFS transporter — protein sequence MNQTKTGNFRWTICALLFFATTVNYLDRAVISLLKTDLTKEFSWDDGDYTNIEIAFKISYAVGLLISGRLIDKLGTKMGYFGATALWSVSAVCHAFANSTLGFGVVRAALGLSESGNFPAAIKTTAEWFPKKERAFATGIFNSGANIGAIVAPLTVPFIAVAWGWKWAFIITGSVGFIWLILWLAIYEIPARQKRVSKAELDYINSDADEKDRADQLTESTKVSWFSLLKFKQTWAFSVGKFLTDPIWWFYLFWLPDFLESQYGLKGTDIALPVALVYTISTFGSVFGGYLPKKLIDKNWPVFKARKTSMLIYAIAVIPIVFAQVLGNINMWLAVLIIGLATSAHQAWSANIFTTVSDMFPKKAIGSVTGIGGMFGSIGSVLLSWLVQKKMFMHYRAIDQIETAYYIMFFVCGIAYLLAWCIMHVLVPRMKQVELD from the coding sequence ATGAACCAAACAAAAACAGGCAATTTCCGCTGGACCATTTGCGCACTGCTATTTTTTGCTACCACCGTTAACTACCTTGACAGGGCAGTGATCAGTTTGTTAAAAACAGATCTGACGAAAGAGTTTAGCTGGGACGATGGAGACTATACCAACATTGAAATAGCCTTTAAAATATCATACGCAGTTGGCTTACTCATATCGGGCAGGCTCATTGATAAGTTAGGCACTAAAATGGGTTATTTTGGGGCTACAGCATTATGGAGCGTATCAGCTGTTTGTCATGCGTTTGCTAACAGCACATTAGGTTTTGGTGTAGTGCGTGCCGCATTAGGCTTGAGCGAATCGGGCAACTTTCCCGCCGCCATAAAAACTACTGCGGAGTGGTTCCCCAAAAAAGAACGGGCTTTTGCAACCGGTATATTCAACTCAGGTGCCAATATAGGCGCTATAGTAGCGCCATTAACTGTGCCATTTATAGCAGTAGCCTGGGGATGGAAGTGGGCCTTTATCATCACAGGTTCGGTTGGTTTTATATGGCTGATACTGTGGCTGGCTATATATGAAATACCCGCCCGTCAAAAAAGAGTTAGCAAAGCAGAGTTAGATTACATTAACAGTGATGCCGATGAAAAAGACAGGGCCGATCAACTAACCGAAAGTACCAAAGTATCATGGTTCAGCTTGTTAAAATTTAAGCAGACCTGGGCTTTTTCTGTAGGTAAGTTTTTAACAGATCCTATATGGTGGTTCTATCTTTTTTGGTTGCCTGATTTTTTAGAGAGTCAATATGGCTTAAAAGGAACCGATATAGCGTTACCGGTAGCACTGGTTTATACCATATCAACTTTTGGTAGCGTGTTTGGCGGTTACTTGCCTAAAAAATTGATTGATAAAAACTGGCCGGTATTTAAAGCGCGTAAAACTTCCATGTTAATATACGCCATTGCGGTAATACCAATTGTATTCGCACAGGTATTGGGTAATATTAACATGTGGTTAGCGGTGCTGATAATTGGTTTAGCGACATCGGCTCACCAGGCATGGAGCGCAAATATTTTCACTACTGTATCTGACATGTTTCCTAAAAAAGCTATTGGTTCTGTTACAGGTATAGGAGGTATGTTCGGTTCAATTGGTAGCGTTTTGCTATCATGGTTGGTTCAAAAGAAGATGTTTATGCATTACAGGGCCATTGATCAGATTGAAACCGCTTATTACATTATGTTCTTTGTTTGTGGTATTGCATACCTGTTAGCCTGGTGCATAATGCATGTCCTGGTGCCGAGAATGAAACAGGTGGAGTTAGATTAA
- a CDS encoding LacI family DNA-binding transcriptional regulator, which produces MSSYKALTMNDIAKALNLSASTVSKALSDSYEISEKTKQLVNDYAKKNNYRPNLIAQSLKQGHSNSIGVVVSSVDNPFFSQIINGIESVAYDEGYNIIISQTHESYDLEVKNVNHLAHRSVDGMLVAISTETQNIDHLKKLQQHGLPIIFFDRVTDDMDTHKVTVENFKGAYDSTAYLVNLGYKRIAHITSADETSVMRERLAGYEKALTDKGLTVDQSLIKHCAGTGRDREKLREALNELFALPEPPDVIFSAFDKVTTVTLSLLHEMKKRVPQDVALLGFSNTILADILNPPLTSITQPGFEMGKEATRMLIHLIKDEHPLTKFETIVLPTELCVRDSCPGKK; this is translated from the coding sequence ATGAGTAGTTACAAGGCTCTAACGATGAATGATATCGCGAAAGCGTTAAATCTTTCGGCGTCTACCGTTTCAAAAGCGCTTAGCGATAGCTACGAGATCAGCGAGAAAACCAAGCAATTGGTTAATGATTACGCTAAGAAAAATAATTACCGCCCTAATTTAATTGCGCAGAGCTTAAAACAGGGTCACAGTAATTCTATCGGCGTAGTGGTATCTTCTGTAGATAATCCATTCTTCTCGCAGATCATTAATGGTATTGAGTCTGTAGCGTATGATGAAGGGTATAACATCATCATTTCGCAAACGCATGAGTCGTACGATTTGGAAGTAAAGAACGTAAATCACTTGGCTCACCGCTCTGTAGATGGTATGTTAGTGGCTATATCTACCGAAACCCAGAATATAGATCACCTTAAAAAGCTACAGCAACACGGTTTGCCAATTATTTTTTTCGACCGCGTTACTGATGATATGGATACCCATAAGGTTACCGTTGAGAATTTTAAAGGTGCATACGATTCGACGGCTTATCTGGTAAATTTAGGGTACAAACGAATTGCACATATCACATCGGCAGACGAGACATCTGTTATGCGTGAGCGATTGGCCGGGTATGAAAAAGCGTTAACAGATAAGGGCCTTACCGTAGATCAAAGCCTTATTAAACATTGCGCCGGTACCGGACGTGATAGAGAGAAATTACGTGAAGCTTTAAACGAGCTTTTTGCTTTACCTGAGCCACCTGATGTTATATTCTCTGCTTTTGATAAAGTAACCACGGTTACCTTATCGCTACTGCACGAAATGAAAAAACGAGTACCTCAGGATGTAGCTTTGTTGGGTTTTAGTAATACTATTTTAGCCGATATTTTGAATCCACCACTTACCAGTATTACGCAACCGGGTTTTGAAATGGGTAAAGAGGCCACCCGTATGCTTATCCATTTAATTAAAGACGAACACCCACTTACCAAATTTGAAACAATAGTATTACCAACAGAATTATGCGTTCGCGATTCTTGTCCGGGTAAGAAATAG
- a CDS encoding porin family protein produces the protein MRKILAAVICCVMGLSASAQILPKFQFGVKGGVNLTSLSKTGTFSSDNRAGYLGGVWARIGALGFNVQPEAYVTSKNVVVDGSAAKFTSLDVPVLFGGKVGALGFGARFYTGPLFSFAINKDQNFSAAASNASKLNYKDQNFAWTLGAGLDIQKISVDLRYEKGLSSQSYDAGSTKINLFNLSLGYRIF, from the coding sequence ATGAGAAAAATATTAGCGGCAGTTATATGCTGTGTAATGGGCTTATCAGCATCGGCACAAATACTGCCTAAATTTCAGTTTGGTGTTAAGGGTGGTGTGAACTTAACCAGCCTCTCCAAAACCGGAACCTTTTCCAGTGACAACCGTGCAGGATATTTAGGAGGGGTGTGGGCTCGCATAGGCGCATTGGGCTTCAATGTACAACCGGAGGCTTATGTAACCAGTAAAAATGTTGTTGTTGATGGCAGCGCAGCAAAATTTACAAGTTTAGATGTACCTGTATTATTTGGAGGCAAAGTTGGGGCTTTAGGTTTTGGAGCACGATTTTACACCGGACCGCTTTTTTCGTTTGCTATTAATAAGGATCAAAATTTTAGTGCAGCTGCGTCCAACGCAAGCAAATTGAATTACAAAGACCAGAACTTCGCCTGGACATTAGGCGCCGGACTTGATATTCAAAAAATATCTGTTGATCTACGTTACGAAAAAGGGTTAAGCAGCCAAAGTTACGACGCAGGCTCCACCAAAATCAACCTATTTAACCTCAGTTTAGGTTATAGAATTTTTTAA